AGGCAGCCAAAGAAGGGGGATTTTTAATGGTTCCAGGGGAACAAAGCGGGAACATTCGGCCCAACTTCATTACAGAATCATCTGAAACGCTTGAGGAACGTTTCCCACTAATTATCATAAATAGCcgaaaaaaatctttccctccCAAAGCAGGTTCCAGCTGCCCCTCTGTGTTTTCTCACCTCCACTTCCAATAGCTTGACCTTGCCCCTGCACAAAGGGGAGACCCCATCtccactccccaccccccccccgctccccccccccctcccccgtcaCTCGGGGGCTCTAAAGAAATACAAACAGGCAGCAGATTAACAGCACTTGTTTGCACCTTAAACAAACAGGCGACTTCCTcccctctgggctctcctgctgCCCAAGGGAGGATGCGCCCGCTGGTTTTCCTTGCCCTTGCTCTCATGCCCTGCCCAAATCCTGGATAAAACCATGAGCAGCACAAGGCATGAAGCAGGAGGACCAAGGATGGGAACACCGGGGGTGCCAGTCCTGTACCCCCTTGAGCTCTGTCCCCCATGCCTGGGTGTCCTCttgctgccccagctgccctgggggggTCAGGCACCAGCCCTGGTGGGACATGGCTGCAGCCCTGTTGCAGGAGAGCTGAGAGATGCCAAGGCCAAAGCAGGTGAATGAACGTGCCAGTTCAGCTCCTGCCCTGTGCATCTCCCAGGGCTTCTCGGCAAGGAGCAGCCTGAAATGGCTGGACAGGTGCTGTGAgcgggcagggggagggatgctgcaggtgaaggatggggagggagagaCAGACTGTCCAGAGGACACACGGAGGAGTGGTGTTGGTGTTCAAAACCATCATCAGCATTGAGAGGGCACAGCAGCAATGCTGAGAAATGCCTGCCAGCCCACAGTCATCTCTGCTGAGTGCAATAGGGAATGGATGGGTGCTGGACACACCTGCCCAGCTGGTTCTTAGGCTGATCCCAGGAGCCGCAGCTGCCTTTGCCAGGGAGCTACCCCAGCTGGGGTCCTCACACTGCAGGTCCCATGTCACCTGTCCCACCCCTCCAGGTGGCACTGCCAGCACATCCCTGCTCCTATGGGACCTGGTCCCAAACCAGCCCCTTCTTCCGCTGCCCACAGCACACAGAccagccagcccccagccccccaccgcACTGGGGAAGGCAGTCACAAGAGATGTGTGGGGGCTCAAACCACACCAGCAGCTGGTGAGACGCTGCTCCCGGCACAGCTACAGCACATGTTTAGGACCAGCACATGAGGCGGACGCCTGCGGAGGAAGCCACGGCAGCGCGGCTGCGGGCTGGGGCAGGTTCCCAGCAGCAAGCCAGCAGTGGGACTTGCCCGCTGGAGGCCCAGGTTTGCTCCCCGCCTGCATTATTGTACAAACCCCCCATGCAGGTGTTCATTGTCCCCCTTCCTGCCAGCCACAAGAAAGGGCTGTCATTCGTGAGGCCCCTTCCTGCCCTTGGGGTGCCTCAGGGGCAGGAAGGGGACCTGAGGCAGGTGGCAGGGACAGGCCACTGCACCCACAGCACAGGGGCCTCCCAGCAGGGCTGACAGCCAGAGGGGTTACAGGTCGGTACTGCAGCACAAGTGACAGGGCTGTGGGGACCACGTCTCATCTGCACAGGGCAGGAAGAGAGCCAGTGGTGGCTGTGGGACTCCCAGGATGTGCTGGAGAGCACTTGGTCCCAGCGACACTCAAGGACATGCACGCAGTGTCTCGTCTCTGCTTCTAACTGGTTGTCACCTGAGGCTAACTATGAGGACCTCAGGCAGTCGCAGCAACTGGGAAGAGGTTTACAGTGTCACAAGCAGCCTGCAGATGCCACACAGGGATGCTCatcctttttttccaaagcaagaaCCAGGGTCATCCCATGCAAGGAGTGGTGAGCGAGGGGAGAGCAAGGAGGGGTGATGCTTCATTCGGTGCATGGCCAGTCCTGGACACTCCTTGCAACAGGGTACTGTGGATACTAAAATCCTACCTGAGTTCAGAGAAACCAGAGGAATTCAAGGATTAAAAAATCATCAAGCATTACTCAGTGCAATGGCTGTCCTGCAAAGAGCTGCCTGGACTGCCCGCAGCAGAGGGGGGAGGGTGTGCTGGGGGCTGTGCACTCCCTGGGCATCTGCCCCGGCCACATACCTCTCTGCTGGAAGGAAAGCCTCTCCTTGGCATCGCAGCGAGGTGCAGCTCCAAAGCGGCAAACCTGTACACTGGTCTCCCCAGTGCAGATCCTCCTGTGCTCTGCCCCATTCCCACATGCTCTCTGGCTGCTCTTGCTCAGTGATCAGGAAACCCAAGCGTTTTTTCCCCCTGAGGCTGTCCAGGCACATCACCCCCAGGACATCCTGCATCCCACCCGCTTCTCAGCTCCTTCCCTTCTGGGGGACACCAGAGTGAGCAGGGGCAAACAGGAATGGCTGCTAATTCCTCCCAGCCCAGCATACCTGTAGCCCTCCAGGgattggccccacagtgatggaGGGAGCTGGCTCCTGCCTGCGAGCCAGCTGCACCAGTCTGGCCCCGGGAACACGGGCGGCtgtattttcattgcaaattaGAAATCAATCATAGCAGGAAATTCCCGTGCTGAGAACACCCTGGCTATTATTATTTTACAGCACTCAGAGGTGTTCCGGGCACTTAGAAAGACGTGGTCCTTTTGGGGTATTATGGGGCAAATTAGTTTTAAAGGCTGCTGTAGGAATGTCGGCCATTCGGTTTCCGGAGTGGGATGGGCACAGGTGGAGGCTGCAGGGCTTTGTGCTGCTTTCAGATACACCACTGCTCTGCAGAGGGAATCAGCATGCTCCAGAGCGAACACCTCTAGCCTGACCCCAGCTTTATTAATAACAAGTAATTAATATGAGAGCGGACGTGCCTTGTGTCTCTGAAGACCTTTTAAGATGTGATTATGTTGTGCTAATCTCACCCCGAAGTACTTCCCTGTTTAGACTGCGCTGGGCcattaaatatctgaaaagccAGTGGAGACCCCCCCCCTCACCGCCTCGGGAAGTGCTCAGGTTCTGTTCCCCAGCAGCCAGGCCCCACTTTCAAACCCTCTAAATCAAGTATTAAGTTGAGCCCATCTGGACTGCCAGGAAAAACACTCCCTCCCCCTCATCTGTGTCTCATTACCTGTCGTGCCAGCCCTGGCCCTGGAGCCGCTCGCTCCATCCCGCCCAGATGTGCTGCCCCACACTCGCCTCCCGTATTTCACAGCCGTCAGCAGGACTTCAAGGAGCAGCCGAAGGGCCTGTAACACTGCACAGGCTCTTAGCAAAGACATATATCCAGGTCCCTAACGCATAGCTGCAGGCACATACCCTGATATGAAGCCCCTTTCCGCTCCCTTGGTCTTGCACCAGGCAGGGGCTGCTCAGGGGTCCTTGGCCAGGAGATCTGAGCTGCTTCCCCAAGGCTCTTTGCCCAGTACACATCTGGACTACTGATTTTCAGGGGTTCTCCCCCTGAGACCCCCCAAAGCCAGGCAGCCCTATGCCCCACACCTGGGGAAGCGCACCCAaaggcagggcaggatggagcAGGTGCTGGCAGCAAAAGCAAGGAGTTGAAGACAGACACCTATGACCCTGTAGTAACCAGGGTGATCAAATTTGAGAGCAGCTTGCCTGCACAGGGCGAAGTCAACACTGAGCTTAGAGCAAACTGAAGTACCCAGAGACTCAAACCAAGGAACAACCCCTGTGTTCATTGGCTCAAAAATCTCCTGGGCTAAAGTTTTCTGGTGAAAGTTTCAGCACTTCCTGCAATGGCAGAAATCCCTCAGAAACAGCCACTTTTGTTTAAGTGTGGCACTTTCCTGGTCCTGTCAGCATCCCAGGACTGCAGAGGTGAAGGTGCACATCAACCCTTCAGTTATAAGGCAAGTTAGCCCCTTTCTCCCAAGCTTCCGAAGAGCCAGTGCCCAGCCTGCAGATGGGCTCAGCATCAGGTGAAGTTATGTTATGAGAACCACATGGCTGGCCATGCTCAGACATGACTCTTCTGGTCCCTGAGGGCCGGCAGTGGCTGGGGACCCCACGCTCCAGCAAGCAACAGGAATCCCCCACACCAGTCACAGGGAGAATGGCCCTGGGATGAAAATACTACTCTCGCCAGCCCTTCAGTGCACAGCAGAGGTGCGGGGGAGACTTTAATATCAGTGAGGAGGAAAGGgtcagggagaggggaagaggtcAGAGTCTTGTGATGGACGTATGGGCACTGACACATCCCATAACACGACGCGCCAAAGAAGCCGGGGCACAGGGCGGGAAGCCTTGGGATGTCATTCCCCAAGGACTGCTTGCACCCTGCAGGTAGGTACctgccagggatggggaggagatgcaGACAGAAGCCCCGGCCAGACCCTGCAAGCAAGAGCGGGCCGTGCCCGAGGTCCAGCGAGGTCCCCGGCTGGCCGGGTGAGGGGTCTCCAGCATTTCGGTGCGGTGCCTCCAGGGCCACTGGCCGCCCTCTCTGCTCCCGGTGGCCCTGGCCAGGCGGTGGCAGCCACTGCCTGTGTCGGGATGCCATCTAGTGTCGCTTGGCAGAAGGGCCCGTCAGGCAGTGACACTGCGCATAGTTTCCCCAGGCTCACAACACCTCCAGGGGTCAGCTCGGAGGCACCCCAAAACAGCCTGGGTGCTGGGACACCCACCCCGGGGGGACGGTCCGTACCCCAGGACATAGGCACCCCGTGGCCAGCACAGCTTCAGACCCCAAAGGAGGACGATGGGCATTGCCCAGGTCATGTAGTGAAGCTCACAGCAGTGCCTGGGCTTGCTCAGGGGGCCCGGGGGCAGCCAGGGCTTGGAGGGTCAGCGGCCTCACCGGTGGCACGGGGCTGCCCCGGCGGCGGGTGGCTCGGTGAAGGAGAAGGGCGagcctcccccacagcagcatgCAGCCTGCCTGCAGCGCCAGCGCAGCCAGGCCCAGGGCCAGGGACACCCGGCACTGCCACGGGCTGGACCGCAGGGCAAAGCCCCAGGCACGATGACTGCTGGGGGCCAGGAGTGGGGGAACCGACCAGGGGCTCGTATGGTCTGGCAGTGGGGGGACGGGAGGTGTCGGGAGCAGGATGGTGcttgcagggctgggagcaggctgggcaCCAACTGTGGACAAACCCCATGTGGTGGCATGGTCCTGCTCCCTGTCTGGCATGGGagcatggtgggatggggagtgTGAGGCCAGTGGGACCATGCCTGGCACAGCAGCCCTGGGGGGTGGCCAGAGTGCCTTGGGGGGGGCTGAGACAAAGGAGATGCTGGGTGTCCCCCGTGGGATGGTGGCTGGCCTCTCTGTGGGCACCAGAAGAGCAGGAGGAACTTCTCTGGTGCTGGCTGCCAGTGGGCTGGTTGGCACCAGTGTAGTGGCAGAAGCTAAAGTGGACAGTGCAGGGTCTGGGCTGGTGGCCCCAGGAGGCTGTAGGCTTATGAAGGCTGCAGCTGGACACAGGCTGAAGGCCTCCTGTGGCACAGCTGGCAACGGGGTGGTGATAGAAGCCTTGGGCAGCACAGCTGATGATGGGGTGGCAATGGAGGCCTTTGGCAGCACATTTGGTGATGGTGTGTTGATGGAGGCCTCAGGCAGCACAGTTGGTGGTGGGGTTGTGATGGAGGccttcagcagcacagctgatGATGGGGTGGTGATGGAGGCTTTTGGCATCATGGTTGATGACGGTGTGGTGATGGAGGGCTTGGGCACATTGGTTGATGATGGGATGGCAGTGGAGGCTTTTGGCAGCACAGTTGTTGATGGTGTGTTGATGGAGGccttcagcagcacagctgatGATGGAGTGGTGATGGATGCCTTTGGCATCATGGTTGATGATGGGGTGGTGATGGAGGACTTGGGCAGCACAGTTGATGATGGGGTGGTGATGAAGACCTTCGGCAGCACAGCTGATGATGGGGTGGTAATGAAGGCCTTAGATGGCATGGCTGGTGATGGAGTGGTGAAGAAGGCCTCCTTTGGCATGGTTGGCAATGTGGCAGAGGTGGCCACAAGTGACAGCATGGTTGGAAGTGCCATGATGGGAAAGGCTGCCAATGACAGTGTGGTTGGTGCTGCAGTGGGCAAGGCTCCAGGTGACAGCAAGGTTGACAACCCTTGTGATGATGTGGAGGTGAATGGCAGAGATGGggtaaaagaaactgaaagaggCAGAGTAGCTGGGCAAATTAACTGGTCATCCCTCAGTGATGTCACTGCTTGCCCTGACAGGTGGGGTGGACTCTTGCATGACACTTGGGTGGGCAATTTGACTTTCTCCCTGTTGCCCAGGATCCAGCTGTGCAGGTAGCAGAGGTTGCAGTCACATCTCCATGGGTTCCCACTCAGATACACTGAACTGAGCTTCTTCAGGGGGTCCAGGAGCCCTCGCGGGACACTCACCAGCTGGTTCTTCCGAAGGTTGAGGGTTTTCAGATCTGGGAGAGAAGCAAACACCTCATCATCCAGAGCAGAGAGCTGATTTGTGTCCAGTTGGAGGTCCAAGAGCTTGCTGAGCCCAGTGAAGGCTCCTCTTGGCAGGGCTGCTAGCTGGTTGTGAGACAAGATGAGTTTGCCAAGAGATGTGAGGTTGGCAAAGATGCCATCTGGAAGTGTAGCCAAACTGTTCCTGCCCAGATCCAGTTCCCGCAGGTGTGGCATGACGTCAAAAAGGCAGCAGGAGAGCTCCGTAATGTGGTTTGAACCCAGAGTCAGCAGCTTCAGTTTGTTTAAGCCAAAAAAGCCCTGAGGTGGGAGAAGCTTGATGAGGTTGTTGTCCAAAAGGAGTGTCTCCAGGTGAGGCAGGCTCCTCAGGAGCATGGGTGGCAGTTCCCTGAGCCGGTTCCTCTGGAGACTgagctccagcagcccctgctgaCTGTCTAGCAGCCCCTCTGGGAGGTCCTGCAACTCATTCTCATACAGCCGGAGGACTTGCAGCTGGCGGAGTTTGCTAAAGGCATCCCCAGGAAGAGTTGTGATCCTGTTTCTAGACAGGTCCAGAAATGTTAGATTGACAAGAGAATCAAAAACGCCTTCTGGAAGAGAAGGGATTGCATTGATGTGCAGGGAGAGCTTTCCCAAATTTTCCAGCCCATCGAACAGACCTTTGGGGATGTGTCTGAGGTGGCTGTCTCTCAGCTCCAGCCTCTGCAAGCTTGGGAGGTTTTGGAAAGTGCCCACAGCTAGTTCTTCTAACAAGGCACCAGAGATGTCCAAGTCCCTCAGCTTGCCCAAATTATCAAAGGCTCCAGGTTCAACTGTCTTGATCTTGTTGCCAATAAACAAAATCTTGATCAGGTTGGGCATGTACGTGAAGGCACCTTTCCTTATAGCAGTGATGCTGGTTTGTACAAAGATCATCTCAGAAATGAAGGGCTTTGCAATCTTTGGGATCTCTTTGACATCATTTTTTGTCCCTCTGTAGACCTCCTGGTAGTATTTGGGCATTTCATATGGATCTTCACCCGGGATTTGATCTTGGCATTTATGGggatggaaggagaggaagaaaaggaaaaggaaatgatgGTACATCGTCCTgaaaaaaaggtttcaaaaatcagttatgaagaacaaaaaaaatctctgtccATAGCTCATGAACTGTGGTAGCACACTGTTGTTCAGCTCTCAGGACTCTTCTATTCACATATCATGACTCATtttatgagaaagagagagaccaTACAAGCCCATGTACGCTGCATTTACAAGAGTTCACTGCCATTGGTACTGAGGGATGGAGAAGAATGGGGAGTGAGCCAGCTCATGGCTCGGCACTGGGAGACACTCCAGGAGGGACGAGGGCTGGAGAGTCTGTTCTCTGGCCCTTCTTCTCCCACATTTGGGCTCAGCCTCTGTCTGGGTGAAGAAGGCAAAGTGCTGCTGCCCATTAGCACTGCCCCAGTGGGTCCAGTTACTCAGCAGGGCAACAGCCCATTCATGCAACAACAGAAGCAGTCAGCCCTGCGCTTGCTAATGAGGGATCAGCAAAGGTTCCAGGAGCCAGCCAAGACCAGATGACCTTGTTTACTGAGAATTTCCACACTGTGCTGGATGAACTTGCTATTTCAGTTCAGGGGGgtgatttaaaacatttaaaacatggCTTCTAAGCATCTCCTTGTCAGGATTCTTGCTAATGGCATCATATTTTGGCCTTGGTTAGGCACCTCTGTTAGATAGAAATGGTTAACTTGTGAACAGAAACCAAGCTTTAGAGCAAGGTTCATTAAAGGACTATGACATTTCCACAGATAAACTCTTTAATACCTAACATATAGGGCTCTGACCTGCAGTTAGAAAGTGAAGTCACTGATGTACACCCACCAGTAGCCATGTAAAGCCCACCACTTCCATTGAGTGATTTGGAAACAGTCAGCTAACACATGAGCTGGGCTTTAACAGCTGTGAGCATTGTACTGGGACCATAGTTTCCAGCTTGTGATTCACAGCCCTGGGTGGGAGCAGCGGAAAGGGCTGTGGGTTGCTTCTTGGGTGTCTATCAAAGCTGACCATGTGAAAAAACTTATGCTGGAGGGTAAATTTGCtatgaaagttatttttttgaaaaatgtcgAGAGGTCAGCAAATACAGGAGGTTGAAAGCCACTGGGTTTGAAGAGAAACTGATGGGAGGTATGTGCCAGCTGCCCCACAGGGTTCCCCAgggcagaagctgctgctgaTCTCTGCCCATCCTCACCCAGGGAGACTCGGGTGCAGGAGCCGGGGGTGTGGGTGCAAAAGTGCCTGCTTCACTTCAGCTGCAGGGACAGCTCAATGGGTTAAATGCGCAGGTGGGAATGGCTGGGCTGAGTGCGTTCGGATGAAAATAAACAGTTCTGAACTGCAAAGCTCTTTTAAAACCCTCCCTCACTCTGGCTGTGCTGGACCTCAGTGTGGTCCCTTGCTTGTCCCACCCTCCAGCAGCTCAGGGACACGAAGGGACAGCCCCAGCTcatggcactgcagcctctcctgctccttgctgcaAGGAAACAATCAACAGTCCCCCAGAGCCGCCCTTCCCGGCacattttaaatagcaaaaaaagtgttttgcatCACTTACTTGGCCGAGCACTTGGGAACGAGTCCAGCCGCCAGAATGAGCCGTGCCGTGTGAGGAGTGAGGCCACCAGACAGGGGGTTCCATCACCTGGCCAGCTCTTTATCCACGGCACAGGCACAAGGCTTGGTTTTGCATGGGGTCAGGGCAGAGGTCTGCGTGGGGAGATAAGGCACAGCCGGGGAGCAGGCAGCGAAGCTGTGCCCCCAGTGTGGGAGGCCGTTGCAGAAACCTCTCGGAGAGGATGCAGACACGTACTCCCCAAGCGTTATCGGCTCGTGCCACTTGACTAGTCACATCCAGGGAAACCTGAAGATCTCCAGGACAGCCTGTTTTGTAGCTGACGGTCTCTGCAGTCTCATATCTCCACCAAGTGTAAGCCACCAGCTTCACAGACACCACCCCCATCAACACAACAGAAATGAGTTTTCCTATTTAAAgcttttcctattaaaaatatctgGCTGTTTCCTTCCTCAGGAATTGGCTTATGTAGCTAAAGGTGCTGCTCTGAAGCCATTTGTTTAAGCTTATAACAGGGTTAATGTCTGTGGCCAGACACAGACTGACACCTGAGTTCTGGGTTCAGCCCTACAGCTCCACACCTCACCAGCCGTAGGGCTGGGGCTGAGCGTTGTGCTCCCCTCCACCCTGGCACAAGCCAAAGACCCTCCCGCAATGACATCCAGGGCTCCTGGCTGGTGCAGGGCATCTTGTGGGAAGAAACACCCTGTTTGATGCAAAGACTTAAAAGTGACAAGGCATCCATCACTTCCCAATGGATAATTGCACtaattgcatttaaatatttcttctccgATTTTTCCCTGCTCTTAATAAGGCTCAGCTTGTGCTTGCCGGGCTTCATTATACCTTTCTTGGCAAATTTAAAAACACTCAAACTACTGCACATTTTCAGCAGCCTTACCCCTTTTCACTGTCAATGCCATATGCATCCAGGTCCCCGCTTGGTCCCAGGCTGCTCCAGAGGCTGGAGGGTGGCAGGAACCAGCGTGCATGAGGGGACAGAGCTTGCAGCAGGAGTGACACCCAGGCTGTGGTGTGGCAGCTGTGCCAGTGTTTGGGGAGCTGCAGCCAGCCACAGCATCCCTGGTCCAGACTTGGAGGTGGCCACACCAGAGTCACCTGGGAGATGGCTGCAGCACGGTGGCAGTCCCCTGTCCAGGGTGGCTGAGCAGGACCGTGTCTGGGGGTGCAGCATTGCCCACCTGCCTTCCGGGAGCATGGGGCCAGCAGTCCAGAGCACGGCTGGGATCATCGCCCACTGCCGGGGCAGGTCAGTCTAACACGACATGAAGACTCTGCTCTGCTCCCGGCTGGGCAGCAGCGGGAAGGCGCTGGCAGAGACACCCAGCCCAGCATCAAAAGCGAGGAGCCCAGCTCCCCTGTCACTGCGGGAAGGCTCGCTTAGAGGCtggccag
This region of Strix uralensis isolate ZFMK-TIS-50842 chromosome 9, bStrUra1, whole genome shotgun sequence genomic DNA includes:
- the LOC141946986 gene encoding uncharacterized protein LOC141946986 isoform X1, which codes for MYHHFLFLFFLSFHPHKCQDQIPGEDPYEMPKYYQEVYRGTKNDVKEIPKIAKPFISEMIFVQTSITAIRKGAFTYMPNLIKILFIGNKIKTVEPGAFDNLGKLRDLDISGALLEELAVGTFQNLPSLQRLELRDSHLRHIPKGLFDGLENLGKLSLHINAIPSLPEGVFDSLVNLTFLDLSRNRITTLPGDAFSKLRQLQVLRLYENELQDLPEGLLDSQQGLLELSLQRNRLRELPPMLLRSLPHLETLLLDNNLIKLLPPQGFFGLNKLKLLTLGSNHITELSCCLFDVMPHLRELDLGRNSLATLPDGIFANLTSLGKLILSHNQLAALPRGAFTGLSKLLDLQLDTNQLSALDDEVFASLPDLKTLNLRKNQLVSVPRGLLDPLKKLSSVYLSGNPWRCDCNLCYLHSWILGNREKVKLPTQVSCKSPPHLSGQAVTSLRDDQLICPATLPLSVSFTPSLPFTSTSSQGLSTLLSPGALPTAAPTTLSLAAFPIMALPTMLSLVATSATLPTMPKEAFFTTPSPAMPSKAFITTPSSAVLPKVFITTPSSTVLPKSSITTPSSTMMPKASITTPSSAVLLKASINTPSTTVLPKASTAIPSSTNVPKPSITTPSSTMMPKASITTPSSAVLLKASITTPPPTVLPEASINTPSPNVLPKASIATPSSAVLPKASITTPLPAVPQEAFSLCPAAAFISLQPPGATSPDPALSTLASATTLVPTSPLAASTREVPPALLVPTERPATIPRGTPSISFVSAPPKALWPPPRAAVPGMVPLASHSPSHHAPMPDREQDHATTWGLSTVGAQPAPSPASTILLPTPPVPPLPDHTSPWSVPPLLAPSSHRAWGFALRSSPWQCRVSLALGLAALALQAGCMLLWGRLALLLHRATRRRGSPVPPVRPLTLQALAAPGPPEQAQALL